From the genome of Nitrosopumilus sp., one region includes:
- the asd gene encoding aspartate-semialdehyde dehydrogenase: MDKKRVAIIGVTGAVGQEFVQSLNGHPWFEVTQIAASSRSAGKKYLDAIKDPSGIITWDVGGEIPEYIKEMTVKSIDELEVSKLDLVFSAVESVAARDIETKMAEDLPVISTSSAYRYEDDVPILIPGINDEHAELLEIQKKNRNWKGWVAPLPNCTTTGLAITLKPLLEKYGAKKVMMTSMQAISGGGKSGVSAMGITDNIIPFIPKEEGKVKLETRKILGNLKDGKIEDADIRISCTCTRVPVIDGHTESVFVETAKEIDPGKAKETYNQCNKDISVSGLPSAPNDYYAFHEDPTRPQPRMERTVGDGMTTTIGRVEKEELFENGLKYMLFSHNKKMGSAKGAVLLAEMLYKKSKI; encoded by the coding sequence ATGGATAAGAAGAGAGTGGCGATTATTGGCGTCACAGGCGCTGTAGGTCAAGAATTTGTACAGTCATTAAATGGTCATCCATGGTTTGAAGTTACCCAAATTGCGGCATCTTCACGTTCTGCTGGAAAAAAATATCTGGATGCAATAAAAGACCCAAGTGGAATAATTACATGGGATGTCGGTGGAGAAATTCCAGAATATATCAAAGAAATGACAGTTAAGTCAATTGACGAATTAGAGGTTTCTAAATTAGATTTAGTATTTTCTGCAGTTGAGTCAGTAGCTGCTAGAGACATAGAAACTAAGATGGCAGAAGACTTGCCAGTAATCTCTACCAGTTCAGCTTATAGATATGAAGATGATGTGCCAATTTTAATCCCAGGAATTAATGATGAGCATGCAGAATTACTTGAAATTCAAAAGAAGAATAGGAATTGGAAAGGCTGGGTTGCGCCATTGCCGAATTGTACTACTACAGGCCTAGCAATTACATTGAAACCGTTATTAGAAAAATATGGAGCAAAAAAAGTCATGATGACCTCAATGCAAGCAATATCCGGAGGCGGAAAATCAGGAGTATCTGCGATGGGCATTACAGACAACATCATCCCATTCATTCCAAAAGAAGAAGGAAAAGTGAAACTCGAAACAAGAAAAATTCTAGGGAATCTGAAAGATGGAAAGATTGAAGATGCAGATATTAGAATTAGTTGTACTTGTACCAGAGTTCCAGTAATTGATGGACATACAGAATCAGTTTTTGTTGAGACAGCAAAAGAAATTGATCCAGGCAAAGCAAAAGAGACCTATAATCAATGTAACAAAGACATATCGGTATCAGGGTTACCATCTGCACCAAACGACTACTATGCGTTTCATGAGGATCCTACGAGGCCGCAACCGAGAATGGAAAGAACCGTAGGAGATGGAATGACTACAACCATTGGGAGAGTAGAGAAGGAAGAACTGTTTGAGAACGGCCTGAAATACATGCTATTCTCACATAATAAAAAAATGGGTTCAGCAAAAGGAGCAGTGTTGTTAGCCGAAATGTTATACAAAAAAAGTAAAATTTAG